The Larimichthys crocea isolate SSNF chromosome I, L_crocea_2.0, whole genome shotgun sequence genomic interval AGTGAGCTTGTTACGGATCATACGGTTTGTTTGACGCTCTGGCTCTactgtgtttcttgtgttgtAGGTATAAAAGTCGATGTAAAGGGCTTGACGAAGCTAAAAGCTGCTAATGCTATCAACATCCTGGACCAGGATGTGATCTAAAGCTCACAGTGTGACTCTTCCAGTAGATTAGATAACAGTAATAGGAAGTTTTAATGCACACTTGAGACGTTTCAGTCAGATTTTATTGATTTCCACGTACCTGGGTTTTAACAAGCGTTTCATGTTGACTTTTCTAAAGGAGGCATGGAACAgccagcttttattttggaggagTTGAAGCAGTTTGTCATAAATGATGCCCCACCAACAGTGTATTACATCCCAGAGTTCATATCTGCAGATGAGGAGTCCCACCTTCTTCAGCAGGTGTATAAGTCTCCAAAAACTAAATGGACCCAGCTGTCCGGCAGACGGCTTCAGAACTGGGGAGGGTTACCACATCCCAAAGGCATGCTGGCAGAAAAGATCCCCGACTGGCTCCAGGTGTACTGTGAGAAGATTTCTTCTCTGGGTGCCTTCAGTGGGAAAACAGCCAATCACGTGTTGGTGAATGAGTACAAACAAGGAGAAGGGATTATGCCTCATGAAGACGGCCCTCTCTACCACCCTACTGTCACCACCATCAGCCTGGGCTCTCACACCCTCCTCGACTTCTACACGCCCATCAGCAGATTGGACGGCGATGCGCCGCAGACCGAGGAGAGccgcttcctcttctctctgctggtgAAGCCGCGCAGTCTTCTGATCCTGCAGGATGAAATGTACCAGCGGCTCCTTCACGGCATCCAGCCCTTTGACCAGGACACGATGACGGACAAGGTGGTGAACCTGTCTGCCGCTGGGGCCCTGCTAGGAGAGACACTGACCCGAGACACCAGAGTGTCACTGACTATACGACATGTGCCAAAAGTTATGAAGGCGAAACTCATACTGGGGAGGAAATGAAGAAAGGACTGCATGTTGACCTGATAGTTTGTTTGTTACTGACACCATCAAGCATAATCAATCAATGGGAATCTCCTTCAGGCTGCTTTATGAATTTTATTTCATATGGATCACTTCGGGCTTGGTTAAATGTCACCTCTGGAGCTGTGGCTGTAGCTTTCTGGACATTATCAGTGGTGATATAAACTAAACATGCTTAACTATTAATTAATCTCTTTTAAGGGATCTATAGAACACATAAAAGAAGAATGATGTCTTTAAATTCAAGTATTCAATGtgtaattattacattattattttttattatcagaaGGCCAAACATATATGTGCAGCTCTGTAATcatctttttgtattttcagttgATGAATGACTGATTCATCAATGTCTTGTTTCAGCACTACAAACATAAAACggatataaaattattattcatcGTGTTTGTGTATGGATTTATTTAAGTGTGATCGTTTTGGGAAGATAAGTAATTGCAGTACTGATATGCCAAAGATGTGTTTTGAGATAATCAAAAAACTTTGATACCATTAAATAACTTGTCCACCAGAGACCAGAGACACTTTTAACGTTAACTTGCTgagtacatacagtactgtatgtctgtCACAACTCTTTAATAAACAAATTTCAGGGTTACGTATCCACTAAAACCACTTTACCTACACACTAAGtatgaaaatacagtttaaattaacatgttttggTTCACACAAGTACAAAATTTCATCGTATTTTATTGTACAAATTAAGAATAACATAATGGCTGATTAATCTACCATCAGAAACTCATTCCATGTGTCACTTATTAACCAGAGTGTAGGATTCATGACAAGTTTGCTGTTATCTTGTTCTTGTGTTGAGTTAGAAACTGTTGggattgttgactgttgttatATAGACCAGTCTTAGCCTCACAACAGAAGGCTTTTATCATCATGTACTCTGTCCTGAAAATGCACTGACATTGTTTCACTTTGGTGTGAAATCATATTTCACAGGAGGACACCAACACAATGGAGCCACAGACGAAACGCTGGAAAGGGTCAGTATGTGACACAGACTCCTGGGTTGCTTATCCTGTACTGTCAGATGAGCAGTCACAAGACGTAGAGCTGATCGAGGCGTTTGCTGCACCCATTGTCAACAAGAAAGAGACATCTCGACTGGTCCGGGAGCTCAACAGCCTCTACCCGTTGAATGGCCTTCAGCACGTTAAGAGGGTGCGGGCGGTCAAGGAGAAGGGCAGTGCTCACCCTCTGGAAGTCCTTGTGTGCCTCGTCAGTGACGCACCAGACATGAAGGTTCTCAGCATCGACTCTCTGCTCCCCTCAGATGGAGTTAGAAGTGACGGATTGGGTGAGCCTTTTGTAGTTAGGGTCCCTGCACGTCCCCCCTTAACCCGACCCCAGTTTGAGCTGGCGAGCAAACACTGGCCCACCTCCTTTCATGAGGACAAGCAGGTGACCGTCGCCTTGAGAGGAGAGCTCTTCAGTCCACCTCAGAAAGCCAGGATGCACATGTACATGATGTCTGCGCTGACTGCCGCCAAAGCGGGGAAAGAGTTAGGAATGGAGGCGGTGGGAGCCGTGATGGTCCACCCAGTAATGGAGAGAATCATCGCAGTGGGCCATGACTGCAGAGGTGACCATCCACTTCATCATGCAGTCATGGTCTGCATTGACCTTGTTGCTCGGAGCCAGGGCGGTGGATGTTATTCTTTTGACAGATACCCTGCTTGCACATTTACCTCAGACACCTTTCAGAAAGTTCCTGATGCAGAGGCGAGCTCTCAGCCATACATATGCACCGGGTATGACCTTTATGTGACCCGAGAACCCTGTGTTATGTGCGCAATGGCGCTGGTACACTCCCGGATAGGTCGCGTCTTCTATGGGACTGCCTCTGTTGACGGGGCCTTAGGAACCAAATATAAAATCCACACGCAGAAAGATTTGAACCATCGCTTTGAGGTTTACAAAGGAGTCCTGGGAAAGCAGTGTGAGGATCTTGTGGACGACCATGTTAAAATGGAACATTTACAGAAAAGTAGATGACTGCTGTATTAATTTAATTAGGGACTGGAGCTGGGGAATTTTAGTTATCGcaactacagaaataaaaagttctacatacttttaattaaagtttttaatCATGTGGTGTTTGTTGTATTGAGAGCACGTGCGTAGATGAAAACCACTAACAAGGTTCTCACTGTAGTGCAGACTTTACTTCATATGGAGGTGTTTGACCGTGAGATTAAAGTTGTATGAGGCACTTGCAGTAAACAACGgtcagtttggagaagcagacacaAGTCTTGGtatggaagcaaaaaaaacattttttagccACATAAATAAGCCCAAAAATCTATTTAGTATACGCTATAGTGTGCATTTTCTCATCACCTTGCTCTCTGCATTGACCTTGAAAGTACCCAGAAGTCTCATTGACATTCCTTTAGCACTACATTGTCCAAACATTAGAATTTATGTATTCCTATGCCTAAGCCCAACTGTGCCATACGGCGCCATAGATCTGAAggtaaactttttaaaaagtacagaaaatTATATTCATGTTTAAGGGTCAGAAGGGAAGGTTCAGTTTGTAGGTCCAGATATGGAAAAATGCTAACCTGAATTATTACTCTCAGATTTGGTTACTTCTAGACTACTTTCATACATACCAGCCTGTGTCACCTGCAgggaagaaaagtaaaaatgtaaagcGGTTTATAACTGCAGGTGTAGAAATCTAATATCGCCACGTACAAAGAAAGTAATGGCAGCTTGGACAGAAGAGCCACCTGCTGGAAATGAGTGTCACAGCTGGCTGcaggtgttttctttctttgtggacTTCACGtctgccaaataaaaaaaaacaaacaaaaaaaacattgtcacaTTGTTCAGCAGGGGATATTGAACACACCTGTAGAAATCCAATCCAGCTTGTGGCTTTAACATGGAAATATCTGACAAATCAAGTTTGGAGAGGctcatattttaatttgatgtttcCAGCCATCATATTATTCTTGTTTAGTTTGTTGTGATACTCCACACCCAGTGCAGACAGCCTTTCCTGATAAGCCTTTGTCAGCGTTCTCAGGTCAAAGGTTTGGTGTCTGCGACAGCTGAGCTTTCTGCTGTCCAAACAGTTCATGGGAGCAGCTCACATTGTTGTAAAAGTTGTTCTGTGTTCATCTGTAGACTAAACAAGTTCTTGATCATCTGAGAGAATGCTCACATTACTCTTCTTTTGTGGAAAGTACCCAAAAGTCTCACTTACATTCCTGAAATCCACTCCCATTACTGGGAACCACACAATACAGCACACCATGAGAGATGTGAGGGCACGAACATTTTAATAAGATTAAGAACAAGAAATCTCAAGAGTACTATGAGCTATGGCCAAACAAAGCAGGACTAGCTGCCTTGATGATAGCAAAAAGTCTAAAGAGAGCAGCTACATGAACATAAGATTATCACAGAGACACTGTAGACCTCCCTCAGTAAACACTTAACCTGACAACAATAATTTGTCTCATTTCTACATACAGaactttttctttaacataCAGGACTTAGcagtcacaaaataaaactgaacgatgatgaagaaaaaaggaaaaaaaaaaaaaaagcctgcccTGTTTTGATTGAGTTACAAATGAGAAATGATTCACATACTAAGGAAATCATGCAAATGAGAAGTACGATTCCATTCTTCACTCAGCATGAATGTTTGACACCCAGTACAAAACGAGAGTGTACCAATAAACAACGAGCCACAGGCTCCTACCCATAGGAAGTAAACATCTTTGAAAAATACATTAGGGACATCTCTGTGGTTAGAAACAGACTCACAATTTGTGTTGCCATGTAAATTGATGGGCAAAGacggacaaaaataaaactcaaccAAAAGCCTTGCTAATGCCTGGGCCAGCCCAGGTCTACGCAGGccaaaaatacattattaaatattcacataAGTTAGTAATGCATATGGCATCCTGTCATCTACAAACTaacctctgtttgttttaacatttcttcTTAAACCTGATATATCGAAACAACGACAGTGACGTTTACACAAACTGTACGACTTAGTACACACATCGGCGGTACAGGCTACACAGGAATTAACTTCTGTTGCTATGAGACACAGCATGTACGATAACTTAATACTTGTTGATGCCGAAAAGTCTCACTCCGTGTAGTTGTGGCAGCTTGGGGATCAGGACGCTCAAAAGTGAGGCAGTGTTTATGACAAAGTGTGTCGTGTCATACTTTGTGTAGAAACTTGCCAGGAAGTATCTGTGGAGCAAAACAGACAGattgttagaaaaaaacaaaacataaaattcCTCTAATACAAGAAATATTTGTCAGTGTGAATGACCAGGACTTGAAACTTTAAAATTACACGTGTAAAGACAGAATCGTACAATATCTAATACGTACAGAATGATCGGAGATATGGTGAAAAACTTTCGAGATGAAGTGAACTGCACGCCATAGTCGAGCTGTTCCCAATGTGTAAGAAGTCTGGCTTTTCCTTGGTCAGGGGTCTCAAAAGGTGTGCCTTTGACTGcatgcatgaacacatacaTTCCCTGTGGGGACAAAAACATAGCCAGCAGTGCAGTAATTGAAGTCAGTAAAGAACAAGGCCAGAGCAGTGTGTCCAAATACATGTGCCACATGTTATCAGTTCATGTGAATTTGGAgtaaaccttaaaaaaaactataggTTTTGAATAATGTGCTTAATATTTGGAAATTAAAAAGCTCCCTTTTGACTTCTTTGCAAATAGTTTGTAAAGCCTCTGGCTGTAGCGCAAGTTGTGGCTTGTTGTGCTTGATAAAGATACAGtcaagaagaaggaaaaaaaaggaatgttaaGATGCAGATTTACTGCTAGGATAACTGTCTTGGGAATGACAGTCCCTTTCAATTACACGCGCCtatgtaaaaacacaggaaTTCAGCTTTAAATGGAAAACCTGCATTACAGCGGGAAAagtaataaaactaaaatgctGACATAACGGCCGAGCCATAATCAGCACACTGCTGTTATATTGTGTGGAAAACAATAGGCTATAGTTGACCTTGGCCGTTACTGTTAATAGCCTCCCGTATTGGCTGTGATACACAATCCTTGTTAACTGCTTCGAGCTTGCACTACTTAATGatgtcacgcacacacacacacacacacgcacacagacttGTTTCTTCATTTGAGGCCAGTCGTGCAACAATGAAAGGTCAGTTCTGTCTGCAGACCTTATGTGAAGTGGGGAAATTATCATAATAGGTCACACGTCAGGATGCCAGAAGGACAGCCTGCCCAAAATAGAGCATATCTTAACAAGCACAAGCAAGACGCAAGGTAACAGACACCGAGCTGCATGCAAGAATCATTTGGCTTGTGAGACTACgactcatttttttgttgtattcaAAATGTAATCCTTGAATCAAAAACGATTAGGCTAATTGTTTTTGGCGAGTGATCTGACAATAATCTGAACAGTGTGGTTTGTTGGTTTAGCCCGGTGAGTGGCAGTGTGAGAATGTGACTTACAAAGTTGTGTATTATGTTAGTTAGAGTCCACACCACTGGCACGCTAAAGAAGGGTATGCTCAAGAGCACAATGTGAAGTATTCCAACACCAAGTGCATAGGTCAGCCAGATCCCTCGACTGTTCATGACCCGAGTATTTGGGTTCACCTCACTGTGTGCCACACCCACATTCATTCTGGTCTgtgaacagaaaatatatacacatcaCTAAACAATACACACTTATGAGAAGCACAATGCATTGGAtgtctttgtcacatttcaagtatttaaaatgacagatcaAAAACCCCTTTGACATAACACAAACTGAAACTATTATACAAGCTCTGCAACACGGTAAAAAGTCAAATATACGCTCCCTGCAGAGGACTGCAAAAAGTGCATTATTTACAAATATATGTATTTGAAGACGCACCTGATACTACATAAGTGCAACTGTAGCACTTTGCCCTGCGTGCAAGTCTAAATATGATAACAAAAAAGCATCTTGTGCAATCTTGCTGAACTTTACCCCCTGACACACTTTCAGCTGCCAGACTGGGTTAAAGAAAACACGGCTTAAGTTGCAGTCATCGGAGGGCAATGATGACTTCCTACCAACAAGGCCTGGAGCATGCCAGCATCCAGATTACATTTaacaaatatgtatgtatacacacacacacacacacagcatgactTTCTACCAAATAAACATTATATAAGCCTTTACACTAACTGCCCACAGTGACTCTAATGTAAGATGAAGCTACATCACAAAGTTGATTCAGAAAGTGACAGATATAATAACAGAACTTATAAAAACACCAATTATAAAAGACTTGAAGttaaagttacacacacacataatgcgTGCATTGGTGCTCAAACTACTGCCACTGTCTATTTGCTGATACGCACGCCTGTTAAAACCCCTTTTACATAAACACTtacattaaatcaaactgaCTATACTTAAGTGATTTAACACAACCCGATGTCACATACTCCTTAAAGCCTATCTCGCTCTGTTAGGTAGGTGTGTAAACACGAGACATCCCTTGGATATGTTTTCGTCTCCAGCACATAACCTAGACCAAACCACCACTATTTTAAGTTAGTCAGCGTCGTTACGTAAAATAAGAAACGGTTAAGTAACGCTTTGTGGTTAAaggtgattttttaaaacacccAGCGGTGCAAACTTACAGGTAGCAGCGAGCAGTGGCGGTATTTCTAGAAAACAAACTGCTATGGAGAGAAATGTTTTATCTCCTTGTTGATGTGTGCAGACAGCACGTCGTAGACTGAGCCGAGCGGAAACAGACGTGGTCTCAAGGCAGCCTCATGGTGTTTTACGCCCCTTGCGTTGACTTCTCAGGCTGCGTCCCGCCTCCAGCAACTCCTACGAAACACGTTGTTTACGTTAAGATGTATTAAAAGTTATAGTTAGTTGTAGCCTAATTGTATTTAGTACGGCAGCCCTACTCAAAGCTatgtttctaaaaaataaaaaataaataaaagattgtACCTGTTAGTTTCAGCTCAGGGTTTAAAGATACACGTATTATATATGACCCCGCCCTCCTGTCACTTCTAACCAATCAGCGTGCAGCGAAGGGGGCGGGAATCAGGACGCTTCCggcgtgtgcgtgcgtgtgttgtTTATGAACCCGTGTCCAAAGAAGCTCGAGCCAGTTTAAATTTACCGTTAATTACCGTTAATGTCGCGTGTAACGTCGCCACGAGGCTGGGTTTAACTTAACGTTTATCTAACGTTGGGTCAACATTACTGTGAAACGTCTTTAAATGTCGTTAACTGGTTTATTGAGGAGTTCACTGTGACTTCAGGTGAGGTCTTCTCATCAGATTATGGTCTTACTCGTGCTGATCAACCCAGTATTACCAGTAATATCTATCATGAacatttattatgtatattatatgttatatgtcaTTTTTCACGCGTCAGTGAGCATTTGAGAGGTCATGCCACCCGGAACTTCATTgtaaaattcaaatatttttcgCAGGGTTAATGGCGGTAAATCAATAAACATCATtataaaaaagcagaaattaaGACTTGAAGCTCCGTTTACATCAATATCTCTTGCTCTTGGTGTTTGTGTAAGTTTGGTTAAGTAGCAGCTGGGACTTTTTTTTGGTCGTTTGGATCCatctcaattaaaaaaaataacagtaattGATGTGCTGTGTTTAGTAGCTTCTTAATGTATGCAGGAGACATCAATGTGTTTATtcaatgttttgattttaaggTTTGTACATTGAAACTGTGCTTCGTGGCAGGTCTTATTCCCAGAGTAGACAAACTAAAACCAAACATTTGCTCATCAGGTGCTTTGAATCATGAAGCAGCTGCCTCCAGACACGGTGCGGCTGCTGTCCAGCTCGCAGGTCATCACCTCTGTGCTGAACGTCGTGAAAGAGCTGATGGAAAACTCCCTCGATGCCGGGGCTTCAAGCGTTGACATCAAACTGGTACAGTGTCTGAATGACAGAGTGtggatgtatttatttttaaaatgtcattcatTAGTTAGTGACGGACAATAAGTGTAGGAGGATTTGTCTCAATGGagctaaaaacaacattagTACACTTTGCAATGAAGTTTGTAATGCCATCATTTTTTCTCTATATATTGAATCTCACCTTGCAGGAGAACTACGGTTTGGACAGGGTCGAAGTGCGTGATAACGGCCATGGAATCAAAGCTGCCGATACTCCTGTGATGGCCGtgagacatttcacttcaaaGATCTGTAGCCACGAGGACCTGGAGCGTCTGGAGACGTACGGCTTCAGAGGAGAGGCACTGGGCTCCGTCTGTGCCGTGGCCGAGGTGAGAAGTGTAGCTATTATAGTCATCTGCATGTTCATCTCACACTCATGAGTACAGTACAGCACAATACAGACCAGTATGTATTTATTCTAGTTCATAAACTGGGATGGTTGGTTTCTCTTCAGGTTGTTGTCACcacaaagacagaggaggatgaGATCAGCACACAGTACACGCTGAACTCCACGGGGGAGATTGTTTCTCAGAAGCCGTCTCACTTAGGTCAAGGTAAAGCACCAATAATTGAGTTAGCAACAAAATCAAGGACTGTTGTTGTAACCTGGAAATACATTGCCACCTCACTGACAGATTTAGACACCAATTTGCATAATGTTTGGCCCCACCAGCGCTTACTAATTTGTCCATGATTGGGTTTCACGATTcatttatatctttaaaaacagtaGACGCACCTGTGATGCTGTATGTAAAAATGTCACGAGAGGGAAAGAGATGTAATGTCGTCGAGTGTTGAAGGGTTTTAATTTCAAAAGGCTTATCAGTAAAATATTTGGTCACTGGgcctgaaagagacaaaagtcTCAGAGTTCTTACGCAGTATGGAAAAGTATGGAGCttggtttttcattttcaggtctGGGTgaggatggaaaaaagaaaagagtatGGAAAATTATGTTTCCAGACGTTTCAAAGGGTCAGGCACTGAATGTCCTGAATAGCTCCACCGCACAACTCTACTAAATCCGGGCATCCAGACTATGACTAAAACCATtatcttaaaataacaaaataaaaagctttgtcTGAACATTTCTGAGTTATGCAGCGATGTAATTATCAGAAAGGTCAGCAGGCTCTCCTTTATGGATGCGTTCATCATCCTTTCCAGGCTGCAGagagtgtgtttggtgttgatTGATTTGTGTGAGCTACAGTACGTAGTTTCAGGCTTCTGGCAATTATTTGGCAACATAATCTGGCATGCATAGCAAGAAGttaacatttactgtatgttggaTTTTAAAGCCAATAACTGACtatttttattcagattgtgAAGACTTTTCGAACACACACATTGAACAATAATAATCACCTTCCACGATGTCCAGGTCTACTCTACCCAAGTCCTTCTGCCTTGTATGTCAAAAGCTGTAGCACACCTCTGCTCTATGTGTTTTACAGGTACAACAGTGAGTGTACTGAAACTTTTCAAGAATCTTCCAGTGAGACGGCAGTACTATTCCTCTACCAAGAAGTGCAAGGAGGAACTGAAGAAAGTGAATGAGCTGCTGATGGCCTACGCCATTATAAAACCTGACTTGAGGCTCACGCTTATTCACAATAAGGTCAGTAACTCCTACACCCTTTTCAGATTTAACCTAGTAAAGACAAATCTGAAGTTATTTACAATCAACAATGATGGCTGATCACAATTTAGGCAAAGTTAACACTACCATGTTTCTACTAGCCAGTCACCAAGCATTCAAAGAACTAGTATTTAATTGAGGTTGTGTGAGCTTGAAAAGCAGCTCTAAAATGTCATttactgtgtaaaaaaacatcaaaatgccCTTATAATTGCCTCAAACTATTCCTGCAGCACCCTGCACATTTTAGCTGTCAATCTGCACAATCAGTGTGTTCAGTAGGGATGTGCGATATATTGTCGTTTACGATATATCATCAAAAATATTCCCCAcggtaagaatatgtcatcccacGATAAAAACGATAAATTCCCATCGATAACGTATGCATATGTGCGACACACTCGCAGTCCAACACGCATATTGACCAACATGGTGGAAGGCGGAGCAGATACGCTcggcagcgaggagctcttcCTCACGCTCCGGgcgccaatcagacactcagatcagtcaaacctccacagacagcctgaaatgattctgaagcagagactatccaggtggattcacagactaaactctgataatctacctgtgtttgtgttctccctttgtttatttcatgtacacagcttctaaatctgagtctgactcgcaatttacgccgcaaaatataatgacacgaagaagtttaatttgatttgtgtccgatgattagagagcgagagagacagacaacaaaaacaggGAGCGAGTGTCGGCCTTGATAAAGCTGTCACtaatcacagaaataaaaagttatttcctgagaGATGGACATCAGAGAAGTGGATTAAGCTTCATGAGAGGTGTGAGAGAGATGTATTAGTCTACATTGATGTGTATGataatcaaatgaaaagatTTTGGTGGATTATAGTTTCAGTTTTCTCTGCGACACAACTGAGCCTGTGGGTAAAGGTCACACACGTCAAACATTGCTGTTTTAATGGTGACAAAGTGACTTCAGTCCTCACTCGTACAGTATGTGGTAACCACTAGGTGTCCTCATTAGTCTTCAAATGACTGTCCCAACATCAGCGTCTCCAAATCAGCACATTGTAGATTTACATACAACTGGAgctttatttagatttagagaCAAAAAGGGACGATTGATTTCGCAAAGTTCATTAATCCTCAACATTTTGacactactactgctactacatCTATAAATACTTATACTGCTAATGATAATACACGATATTTACAAAGCACTTTCTCAAAAATAATTACCTCCAACGGAATAATGTGTAAACGTGACAATAACAAAGAGCAAGAAACAAAATTAACTGTAGATCAAATACAAATGGTCTGCACAGAGATTAGTCCTGTACAGGAGAAGGTTGAGTAAActgattatttgttttcatatgtATTTCTGTTGTGCAGTTTACTTAACCTGTGACTCCGTTTAACTAAATTATATTGAGCAAAATGATGATATTCAATTATTCAATAAGTAAAACACGCAAACAGTAATAACAACAAGAcaaatggagggagggaaaacGCAAAAAGCCTAGAAAAATCCCACCCTGTCATACCAAATGTCACTCACTTCATTAGGTGAaatacgagtgtgtgtgtgttataaagcCTCAGTTTACAGCTGTACATTGTGCCTCTCCCTCAAACGTCTGAAAGCCCTGAAACAGAAAGTTACAAGAGGATATCCAGCAGCAGCTCGTCAGGTAAATACTTAATCAAACACCTTCTTGAAGACAGTAATTGTCTCCAGCCTCCCGTTGTTTTGTCAGTGCTAATGCGAGTCAGCGAGTTATGAAATCGTCACGTGTGACGGAAAATATTCATTTGGCTTGTAGAAGCACTTTAGAAACGCACAgactaaatgtttttattgagcCAAGTGAGGACAGACTGTTTGTGCAGGTTAATGGAAATCACATACAGCAGCATGTACCTGTAGCCATGAAGTCAGAGGACTCTTTTAATTAGTGTGCATGTGCTGAAGAAAGAAATATCCCAAGATTACCACATTATTCTATTTAGTTGCATTTGAATGCGCATAATTACGTACATGATAACTGTTACAGCAGACCTTTTAACTATTTACAAAAACATCTGATGTAACCTTTAAACTGGGACTGAAGCTGAGCGATGAAACCTTCAAAACATCCAACCTCACCCGatcatcattttacatttatcaCGGCCGcagattacttttatttatgttgatcATTTCTTCTATGAATTGTTCAGTGTATACAGCGTCAGAAAGTTGCAAACAATCTCGTTTTCCCACGATGTACGACTCAAAAATCGAAATATTTAACGAACAGTTAACGATGATATAGAGCTGAAGAAATCAGCAAATCCAGTGGAGAGGCTGAAACAAGAGAATGACACTTTGACATGATAATTAATCATATCAAATCcactaatcaatcaatcagcttattattttatttctgtatcaGCATTTGTTAAAGACACATGGGGATAAAGTATGTTAGCCTGTAGAACCTCATTATCATGTATGATAATTGTGGCATTGACCTTCAGGTTTGGCCTAAAGCTATTCTGTGAAGTGAGATTTGCTGTTTGTATCctaaaatattaatgtaatttaatttaaaataatagtgTGAGCTTTGAACAACACAGAGCTGTATTTGGAGGAAAGACACAAATTCaatgaacaaagagaaaaatctaaatgtacTCTGAAACTTTACAGTAGACAAGGATGATCTTAAATCtgcaatatattttaaacaaataaaatgcttGACACGTGGCCAAGTCAGAGTCTTTAATATGTCTGCAGACATGCCTTTGCATCACTACAACCTTGACTCCATAAATAAGATGTCGTTAGTAGtaattatttgtaattataGTCAAGATTTTCCCTTCCATCgttaaaaaatatgacacttTGAGTTTATAGTGTCTGCAGTGACATGAATGTCAATTAGCAAAtggaaactaaaaataaataactcaatAATTTAGTCTCTTAACGTGTATTCA includes:
- the ormdl1 gene encoding ORM1-like protein 1, which produces MNVGVAHSEVNPNTRVMNSRGIWLTYALGVGILHIVLLSIPFFSVPVVWTLTNIIHNFGMYVFMHAVKGTPFETPDQGKARLLTHWEQLDYGVQFTSSRKFFTISPIILYFLASFYTKYDTTHFVINTASLLSVLIPKLPQLHGVRLFGINKY
- the alkbh6 gene encoding alpha-ketoglutarate-dependent dioxygenase alkB homolog 6 encodes the protein MEQPAFILEELKQFVINDAPPTVYYIPEFISADEESHLLQQVYKSPKTKWTQLSGRRLQNWGGLPHPKGMLAEKIPDWLQVYCEKISSLGAFSGKTANHVLVNEYKQGEGIMPHEDGPLYHPTVTTISLGSHTLLDFYTPISRLDGDAPQTEESRFLFSLLVKPRSLLILQDEMYQRLLHGIQPFDQDTMTDKVVNLSAAGALLGETLTRDTRVSLTIRHVPKVMKAKLILGRK
- the adat3 gene encoding putative inactive tRNA-specific adenosine deaminase-like protein 3 isoform X1, giving the protein MSREEDTNTMEPQTKRWKGSVCDTDSWVAYPVLSDEQSQDVELIEAFAAPIVNKKETSRLVRELNSLYPLNGLQHVKRVRAVKEKGSAHPLEVLVCLVSDAPDMKVLSIDSLLPSDGVRSDGLGEPFVVRVPARPPLTRPQFELASKHWPTSFHEDKQVTVALRGELFSPPQKARMHMYMMSALTAAKAGKELGMEAVGAVMVHPVMERIIAVGHDCRGDHPLHHAVMVCIDLVARSQGGGCYSFDRYPACTFTSDTFQKVPDAEASSQPYICTGYDLYVTREPCVMCAMALVHSRIGRVFYGTASVDGALGTKYKIHTQKDLNHRFEVYKGVLGKQCEDLVDDHVKMEHLQKSR
- the adat3 gene encoding putative inactive tRNA-specific adenosine deaminase-like protein 3 isoform X2, whose protein sequence is MEPQTKRWKGSVCDTDSWVAYPVLSDEQSQDVELIEAFAAPIVNKKETSRLVRELNSLYPLNGLQHVKRVRAVKEKGSAHPLEVLVCLVSDAPDMKVLSIDSLLPSDGVRSDGLGEPFVVRVPARPPLTRPQFELASKHWPTSFHEDKQVTVALRGELFSPPQKARMHMYMMSALTAAKAGKELGMEAVGAVMVHPVMERIIAVGHDCRGDHPLHHAVMVCIDLVARSQGGGCYSFDRYPACTFTSDTFQKVPDAEASSQPYICTGYDLYVTREPCVMCAMALVHSRIGRVFYGTASVDGALGTKYKIHTQKDLNHRFEVYKGVLGKQCEDLVDDHVKMEHLQKSR